A genomic window from Halorussus rarus includes:
- a CDS encoding helix-turn-helix domain-containing protein, whose protein sequence is MKSLELVVEHTSETIHPMHAFVCDSPAVEREVLLEGKTGDGTRTLLFYVEGDPAAYESVLAARDDVAEYDLRPDGDDGFFLYVRAPNTDRDAPLFDAFRRNTVVVVPPVEFRSDRTMRLTAVGHGDDLRDLLDALPDAVDVTVLSVGPFTRGLGATLTGRQREALAAAWGVGYYEVPRDGDVEAVAAELDCAVSTASTLLRRAESRLVADALGERSR, encoded by the coding sequence GTGAAGTCCCTCGAACTCGTGGTCGAGCACACGTCGGAGACCATCCATCCGATGCACGCGTTCGTCTGCGACTCCCCGGCCGTCGAGCGCGAAGTGCTGCTTGAGGGCAAGACCGGCGACGGGACCCGGACCCTGCTGTTCTACGTCGAGGGCGACCCGGCGGCCTACGAGTCGGTCCTCGCGGCGCGGGACGACGTCGCCGAGTACGACCTGCGGCCGGACGGCGACGACGGGTTCTTCCTGTACGTCCGCGCGCCGAACACCGACCGCGACGCCCCGCTGTTCGACGCGTTCCGGCGGAACACCGTCGTGGTGGTTCCGCCGGTCGAGTTCCGTTCCGACCGGACGATGCGGCTCACCGCCGTCGGCCACGGCGACGACCTCCGCGACCTCCTCGACGCGCTCCCCGACGCGGTGGACGTCACCGTGCTGTCGGTCGGTCCGTTCACGCGCGGCCTGGGGGCGACGCTCACCGGCAGGCAGCGCGAGGCGCTCGCCGCGGCGTGGGGCGTCGGCTACTACGAGGTGCCGCGAGACGGCGACGTCGAGGCGGTGGCCGCCGAACTCGACTGCGCGGTCTCGACCGCGTCGACCCTGCTCCGGCGCGCCGAGTCGCGACTCGTCGCCGACGCCCTCGGCGAGCGGTCCCGATAG
- a CDS encoding class I SAM-dependent methyltransferase, translating into MSIGNRTVTVTPRETSMRDAMDSPGDEAGTGRRAHLERSRRVWDRWSDHYGLSEADYEPMRGTAVEYLNLEPGDAVLDVGCGPGVNFASLRDAVGPHGHIVGVDYSPAMVDRARARVADRGWENVTVRRADAGRVDLPAESFDATLATLSLSVMPSPRAVAERVHEALRPGGRFVVFDVRAFPSGPLRVVNPLVRRALHLVGNWNTEADVPTAIESAFGECEVVETYFAGLNYTAVATRDLNSGGSDPGSN; encoded by the coding sequence ATGAGTATCGGGAATAGGACGGTCACCGTCACGCCCCGAGAGACGAGTATGCGGGACGCGATGGATTCTCCGGGAGACGAAGCGGGCACCGGACGGCGGGCTCACCTCGAACGGAGCAGGCGCGTGTGGGACCGCTGGAGCGACCACTACGGCTTGAGCGAGGCCGACTACGAACCGATGCGGGGGACGGCGGTCGAGTATTTGAACCTCGAACCGGGCGACGCCGTCCTGGACGTCGGCTGTGGCCCCGGCGTGAACTTCGCGTCGCTCCGGGACGCGGTCGGCCCCCACGGGCACATCGTCGGCGTCGATTACAGCCCGGCGATGGTCGACCGGGCCCGCGCTCGCGTCGCCGACCGCGGCTGGGAGAACGTCACCGTCCGCCGGGCCGACGCGGGGCGGGTGGACCTGCCTGCCGAGAGCTTCGACGCGACGCTCGCGACGCTCTCGCTGAGCGTGATGCCGTCACCCCGGGCCGTCGCCGAGCGCGTGCACGAGGCGCTCCGCCCGGGCGGTCGGTTCGTCGTCTTCGACGTCCGGGCGTTTCCGTCGGGACCCCTCCGGGTCGTGAATCCGCTGGTGCGGCGAGCACTCCACCTCGTCGGCAACTGGAACACCGAGGCCGACGTCCCGACCGCAATCGAGTCGGCGTTCGGCGAGTGCGAGGTCGTCGAGACGTACTTCGCGGGCCTGAACTACACCGCAGTTGCGACTCGCGACCTCAACTCCGGCGGTAGCGATCCGGGAAGTAACTAG
- the endA gene encoding tRNA-intron lyase has product MDGRLRDGEVVVGGDARQRFYDSSGYGRPLGGQEIALSRVEAAYLLFKGDIDSVEGMGFRELLADAGGEIATRFLVYADLRDRGFYLSPARDGWVDAPRSNVDLVVYPRGKGPWDDAVLYRVRVVGERAAVPADDLGETVLAVVDEESEITYLETDRADLRGSSGTDLPRDVAADLLDDRVLVWDPPEVLHERGFYGQPLDDRDGHPDRPHALQLSLVEAAYLADERALSLDPGTVGERGREVEGERFDRRLRVYRALRERGVVPKTGFKFGADFRTYADVESVDDLGHSEALVRVLPADRVFSPRDLALDVRLAHGVRKRMIFALVGAEGVSWLAVKRLTP; this is encoded by the coding sequence ATGGACGGACGCCTGCGCGACGGCGAGGTGGTGGTCGGCGGCGACGCCCGCCAGCGCTTCTACGACTCCAGCGGGTACGGCCGCCCGCTCGGCGGCCAGGAGATCGCGCTCTCGCGGGTCGAGGCCGCCTACCTGCTGTTCAAGGGCGACATCGATTCGGTCGAGGGGATGGGCTTCCGGGAGCTGCTCGCCGACGCGGGCGGCGAGATCGCCACCCGATTCCTCGTGTACGCCGACCTGCGCGACCGGGGGTTCTACCTCTCGCCCGCCCGCGACGGGTGGGTCGACGCCCCGCGGTCGAACGTCGATCTCGTGGTCTATCCCCGCGGGAAGGGCCCGTGGGACGACGCGGTGCTCTACCGGGTCCGGGTCGTCGGCGAGCGCGCGGCGGTGCCAGCCGATGACCTGGGCGAGACGGTGCTGGCGGTCGTCGACGAGGAGAGCGAGATCACCTACCTGGAGACCGACCGCGCGGACCTCCGCGGGAGTTCGGGCACCGACCTGCCCCGGGACGTCGCCGCCGATCTGCTGGACGACCGCGTGCTGGTCTGGGACCCGCCCGAGGTCCTCCACGAACGGGGGTTCTACGGCCAGCCGCTCGACGACCGCGACGGCCACCCCGACCGGCCGCACGCCCTCCAGCTCTCGCTGGTCGAGGCCGCGTACCTCGCCGACGAGCGCGCGCTCTCGCTCGACCCCGGGACGGTCGGCGAGCGCGGTCGCGAGGTCGAGGGCGAGCGGTTCGACCGCCGGCTCCGGGTGTACCGGGCGCTCCGCGAGCGCGGCGTCGTGCCCAAGACCGGCTTCAAGTTCGGCGCGGACTTCCGGACCTACGCCGACGTGGAGTCGGTCGACGACCTGGGCCACTCGGAGGCGCTGGTCCGGGTGCTGCCGGCCGACCGCGTCTTCTCGCCGCGGGACCTCGCGCTCGACGTGCGGCTGGCCCACGGGGTCCGCAAGCGGATGATCTTCGCGCTCGTCGGGGCGGAGGGCGTGTCCTGGCTGGCCGTCAAGCGGCTGACGCCCTGA
- a CDS encoding DUF7537 family lipoprotein, whose translation MKRRRFVTLAGVSGVVPLSGCTGDESPTPGTDATESDRRTEAAVKDSTTTRVNFDYPDGLSEEGVTDVERLNDQVIDGIESTSFALDYEIESTDDSTYKVSETARYDPESEEGLTRVQASSGERSVNYATYQSGSKVYMAEGLGGQVEYSAYDLSTGENRFDRRTAVDTAREDLDFVDSLTYAVDSVEVRDGRAVAALTITGTSEGDDSWVSDPSGRMYVSEAAWPVEFRYEGTSSEGSFEANGEFSDIGSAEVDKPDWVQKAKGS comes from the coding sequence GTGAAAAGACGCCGTTTCGTGACACTGGCAGGAGTTTCCGGAGTAGTTCCACTGAGCGGGTGTACGGGTGACGAGAGTCCGACGCCCGGGACCGACGCGACGGAGAGCGACAGACGGACCGAGGCCGCGGTGAAAGACTCGACGACCACCAGGGTCAACTTCGATTACCCGGACGGGCTGTCCGAGGAGGGCGTCACGGACGTCGAGCGCCTGAACGACCAGGTGATCGACGGCATCGAGAGCACCAGTTTCGCCTTAGACTACGAGATCGAATCGACGGACGACAGCACCTACAAGGTGAGCGAGACCGCCCGGTACGACCCCGAATCGGAGGAGGGGCTGACGCGAGTGCAAGCGTCGAGCGGCGAGCGATCGGTGAACTACGCCACGTACCAGTCCGGCAGCAAGGTGTACATGGCCGAGGGGCTGGGCGGTCAGGTCGAATACAGCGCGTACGACCTGAGCACCGGGGAGAATCGGTTCGACAGGAGGACCGCGGTCGATACCGCACGGGAGGACCTGGACTTCGTCGACAGCCTCACGTACGCGGTGGACAGCGTGGAGGTACGCGACGGGAGGGCAGTCGCGGCGCTGACGATTACGGGGACTAGCGAGGGGGATGATTCGTGGGTGAGCGACCCCAGCGGCAGAATGTACGTCAGCGAGGCGGCGTGGCCGGTCGAGTTCCGCTACGAGGGGACCAGTAGCGAAGGGTCCTTCGAGGCGAACGGCGAGTTCAGCGACATCGGGAGCGCGGAGGTCGATAAACCGGACTGGGTACAGAAGGCCAAGGGCTCGTAG
- a CDS encoding phosphatase PAP2 family protein: MTRGFGEAEFASRLPETVTAVAGLVTQLGDMWFVVVGICALFVLASRDRSLTDAPATDCVYLLALTVGAYSLTVALKHAFGLPRPPGAATATPPAWIPQFGHAAYESMVTGDSYGFPSGHALKTTAVYGAGALALDVWDRERRLALAAGIGVLVAASRVVLGVHYVVDVVAGAAVGALFLAVAVRSTDQRPARALALSTVLGALAVGVAGTSKSVLALSAAAGGLVVWVGTDRVRAARTDAAEG; this comes from the coding sequence ATGACACGTGGCTTCGGAGAAGCGGAGTTCGCTTCTCGGCTGCCGGAAACGGTGACCGCCGTCGCCGGACTCGTCACGCAGCTCGGCGACATGTGGTTCGTCGTGGTCGGCATCTGCGCGCTCTTCGTGCTGGCGTCGCGGGACCGCTCGCTCACGGACGCGCCCGCGACCGACTGCGTCTACCTGCTCGCGCTGACCGTCGGCGCCTACTCGCTGACGGTCGCGCTCAAGCACGCCTTCGGCCTGCCCAGGCCGCCGGGAGCCGCCACCGCGACCCCGCCGGCGTGGATTCCCCAGTTCGGCCACGCCGCCTACGAGTCGATGGTGACCGGCGACAGCTACGGCTTTCCCAGCGGTCACGCGCTGAAGACGACCGCCGTCTACGGCGCCGGCGCGCTCGCGCTGGACGTCTGGGACCGCGAGCGCCGACTCGCCCTCGCGGCCGGAATCGGCGTCCTCGTCGCGGCGTCGCGGGTCGTCCTCGGCGTCCACTACGTCGTCGACGTGGTCGCCGGGGCGGCGGTCGGCGCGCTCTTCCTGGCCGTCGCCGTTCGATCGACCGACCAGCGACCGGCGCGGGCGCTCGCGCTCTCGACGGTTCTCGGCGCGCTCGCGGTCGGCGTCGCGGGCACGTCGAAGTCGGTCCTCGCGCTCTCGGCCGCGGCCGGCGGCCTGGTCGTCTGGGTCGGCACCGACCGGGTCCGCGCCGCGCGGACCGACGCGGCCGAGGGCTAA
- a CDS encoding topoisomerase DNA-binding C4 zinc finger domain-containing protein, whose amino-acid sequence MSETVHVYAGECTTTYTASDDAGSEPTRRRGRVVVVHKPDGTVLVHDAAGYQPVAWLTRANAVHREVDGDGGFALVAVKDGERLRVESRGRAHRGSHAATPAGVEAGTCPDCDGTLVRARGAVTCLGCPAEYGLPRDAATLESTCDCGLPRMAVDRGARFELCIDRDCEDLDAAVRERFDREWSCPDCGGDLRVLRERTLFLGCESYPDCEATFALPDREVVGTCDCGLPLVRGDGDGGDAREESGCLAPDCREMNDGEAGEATEEAPS is encoded by the coding sequence GTGAGCGAGACAGTCCACGTCTACGCCGGAGAGTGCACCACGACCTACACCGCGAGCGACGACGCCGGGAGCGAGCCGACCCGCCGGCGCGGCCGGGTCGTGGTGGTCCACAAGCCAGACGGTACCGTGCTCGTCCACGACGCCGCGGGGTACCAGCCGGTCGCGTGGCTCACCCGCGCGAACGCGGTCCACCGCGAGGTCGACGGCGACGGCGGGTTCGCCCTGGTCGCGGTCAAGGACGGCGAGCGCCTCCGGGTCGAGAGCCGCGGCCGGGCCCACCGCGGCAGCCACGCCGCGACCCCGGCGGGCGTCGAGGCGGGGACCTGCCCCGACTGCGACGGCACCCTCGTCCGGGCCCGCGGGGCGGTCACCTGCCTGGGCTGCCCGGCCGAGTACGGCCTGCCGAGGGACGCCGCGACGCTCGAATCGACCTGCGACTGCGGCCTCCCGCGGATGGCGGTCGACCGCGGCGCGCGCTTCGAGCTGTGCATCGACCGCGACTGCGAGGACCTCGACGCCGCGGTCCGCGAGCGGTTCGACCGCGAGTGGTCGTGTCCCGACTGCGGGGGCGACCTCCGGGTGCTGCGCGAGCGCACCCTCTTCCTGGGCTGCGAGAGCTACCCCGACTGCGAGGCGACGTTCGCGCTCCCCGACCGGGAGGTGGTCGGCACCTGCGACTGCGGTCTGCCGCTGGTCCGGGGAGACGGCGACGGCGGCGATGCACGCGAGGAGTCGGGGTGTCTCGCCCCCGACTGTCGCGAGATGAACGACGGAGAAGCAGGAGAAGCGACGGAGGAAGCGCCCAGTTAG
- a CDS encoding HAD family hydrolase, whose translation MQSTAVLFDMDGVIVNSERYWVETEQEEILPAAVDGEPDTSETTGMNFREIYDYLEERHEMTASKDEFVARYEETARDIYGERVDLMDGFEDLVADLRKDGRTVALVSSSPRDWIDRMLDRFDLREAFDEVISAEEIDGRSKPEPDVYEYAAERVGAEPEDCIAVEDSTNGVKSAKAAGMKAVGYRNQSDEELDLSAADAVAASPAELREILLGES comes from the coding sequence GTGCAATCGACGGCTGTGCTGTTCGACATGGACGGCGTCATCGTGAACTCTGAGCGCTACTGGGTCGAGACCGAACAGGAGGAGATCCTTCCCGCGGCGGTCGACGGCGAGCCCGACACCAGCGAGACCACCGGGATGAACTTCCGGGAGATATACGACTACCTCGAGGAGCGCCACGAGATGACCGCGAGCAAGGACGAGTTCGTCGCCCGCTACGAGGAGACGGCCCGCGACATCTACGGCGAGCGGGTCGACCTGATGGACGGGTTCGAGGACCTGGTCGCCGACCTCCGGAAGGACGGTCGGACCGTCGCGCTGGTCTCGTCGTCGCCCCGCGACTGGATCGACCGGATGCTCGACCGGTTCGACCTCCGCGAGGCGTTCGACGAGGTCATCAGCGCCGAGGAGATCGACGGGAGGAGCAAGCCCGAACCCGACGTCTACGAGTACGCCGCCGAGCGGGTCGGCGCGGAGCCCGAGGACTGCATCGCCGTCGAGGACTCCACGAACGGCGTGAAGTCGGCGAAGGCCGCCGGAATGAAGGCGGTCGGCTACCGGAACCAGTCCGACGAGGAGCTGGACCTCTCGGCGGCCGACGCGGTGGCCGCCTCGCCCGCGGAGCTGCGCGAGATACTGCTTGGCGAGTCGTAG
- a CDS encoding iron-containing alcohol dehydrogenase family protein encodes MLPVADAFEHEYRGCDVVYGRGCADRLGEYLADRGLDRALVVCGSNVGANDDLMDPVRAGLGDRLVGVFDGTTPEKQAEAAFEAIDAMEEADADVLVGVGGGSSLDVARQAGVFAADGRSLADLREEARDDGEVAPPDPDAAERPPVVVIPTTFAGADVSAGGSLEVLSAGESPTGQPVTASGSAMPLADFADPALFETTPAGALAGSAMNGVDKGIETPYARDADPVSDATAVHGLRLLSEALPAVVGDGGSEEDAAALMDRAVVGALLVQFDRKLSVVHAFGHGFARRYDVQQGAVHAVVVPHVLRYLFSAVDAARDLLAQGFGVETEGRSDDAVGEAVVDAVTELRDSLGTPTRLRDLPETREEDLPAIAEFVVDDRVMERAPAGLDASAEDVEDVLREAW; translated from the coding sequence ATGCTCCCGGTAGCCGACGCGTTCGAGCACGAGTACCGCGGCTGCGACGTCGTCTACGGCCGCGGCTGCGCGGACCGACTGGGCGAGTACCTCGCCGACCGCGGCCTCGACCGCGCGCTGGTCGTCTGCGGGTCGAACGTCGGGGCCAACGACGACCTGATGGACCCGGTCCGGGCCGGCCTGGGCGACCGCCTCGTCGGCGTCTTCGACGGCACGACCCCGGAGAAACAGGCCGAGGCCGCCTTCGAGGCCATCGACGCGATGGAGGAGGCCGACGCCGACGTCCTGGTCGGCGTCGGCGGCGGCAGCAGCCTCGACGTGGCTCGGCAGGCCGGCGTCTTCGCGGCCGACGGGCGGTCGCTGGCGGACCTACGCGAGGAGGCCCGCGACGACGGGGAGGTCGCCCCGCCCGACCCGGACGCCGCCGAGCGACCGCCGGTCGTCGTCATCCCCACGACGTTCGCCGGCGCGGACGTTTCTGCCGGCGGCTCACTCGAGGTCCTCTCGGCCGGCGAGTCGCCGACCGGACAGCCGGTCACCGCCAGCGGCTCGGCGATGCCACTCGCGGACTTCGCCGACCCGGCGCTGTTCGAGACGACGCCCGCCGGCGCGCTGGCCGGGTCGGCGATGAACGGCGTCGACAAGGGTATCGAGACGCCCTACGCCCGGGACGCCGACCCCGTCAGCGACGCGACCGCGGTCCACGGCCTCCGGCTGCTGAGCGAAGCGCTTCCGGCGGTCGTGGGTGACGGGGGTTCGGAGGAAGACGCCGCCGCGCTGATGGACCGCGCGGTGGTCGGCGCGCTCCTGGTCCAGTTCGACCGGAAGCTCTCGGTCGTCCACGCGTTCGGCCACGGGTTCGCCCGCCGGTACGACGTCCAGCAGGGCGCGGTCCACGCGGTCGTGGTCCCCCACGTCCTCCGGTACCTCTTCTCGGCGGTCGACGCGGCCCGCGACCTGCTCGCCCAGGGATTCGGCGTCGAGACCGAGGGGCGTTCCGACGACGCGGTGGGCGAGGCGGTCGTCGACGCGGTGACGGAGCTCCGGGATTCGCTCGGCACGCCGACGCGTCTCCGCGACCTCCCTGAAACGCGCGAGGAGGACCTGCCCGCGATTGCGGAGTTCGTCGTCGACGACCGCGTCATGGAGCGGGCGCCTGCCGGCCTCGACGCCAGCGCCGAGGACGTCGAGGACGTGCTCCGCGAGGCGTGGTGA
- a CDS encoding DEAD/DEAH box helicase, which yields MEVAEAVPDPEFVEVFPFEEFNDMQREVVDALVATDENVVASAPTASGKTALAELAICRTLEAGGTALFVAPMRALTNEKESEWERFEDLGYSVYVVTGERDLNPRRAERADILVMTPEKADSATRKHDSRRYAFIREVDCCVIDEVHLLDSEKRGSVLEVTVSRLRRLCDPRVVALSATMPNVEDVAAWLDAPPETTFEFGDDYRPVDLHSGVETYTHGDNSFADKYRRLYRALDLAEPHIRDDGQALVFVSSRQDTVQAAKKARDELAERDVPIGARGDYDFHNDAKELQNDTLRQSVLDGVAFHHAGLSKADKDRVEEWFKQGKIELLFSTSTLAWGVNLPARCVVLRDTKLHDPLEGEVDMSPLDILQMLGRAGRPEYDDVGYGWVVCDRSEADKYRRLLRDGKEIESRLAEDIDAHLNAEIAMGTIRGLEDVMEWLETTFYYVRAESNPDEYDFEGLRDRVRATLERLVDRGFVETGDQLDVSATPLGRLASKFYLRLDTAGEFRDLAERETVEDGDILRTVADAAEFDSVSARQSEREAVDSVLVGQGAGDLDPGARKVLAILRSTMTGTTPAELRSDAWVITQNALRLLAALRAFLDRFDRPRAANLASRVEARIEHGVSSDAVGLTAVDGVGSGRASKLAKEGIATPADVREAGESGLVDAGLSAGVAEAVLESAGDLPRVDVEWGSFPDSVPQGENDMREVTVRNAGDGAQAGVRVTVNGVEMTETTTYLDGETAVPVGVFGGADDEMEYTVEVVFPELPLLPVTDSRTVRVE from the coding sequence ATGGAAGTCGCCGAGGCCGTCCCCGACCCCGAGTTCGTCGAGGTGTTCCCGTTCGAGGAGTTCAACGACATGCAGCGCGAGGTCGTCGACGCGCTCGTCGCGACCGACGAGAACGTGGTCGCGAGCGCGCCGACCGCCAGCGGGAAGACCGCGCTGGCCGAACTCGCCATCTGTCGGACCCTGGAGGCCGGCGGCACCGCCCTCTTCGTCGCCCCGATGCGGGCGCTGACCAACGAGAAGGAGAGCGAGTGGGAGCGGTTCGAGGACCTGGGCTACTCGGTGTACGTCGTCACGGGCGAGCGCGACCTCAATCCCCGCCGGGCCGAGCGCGCCGACATCCTGGTGATGACTCCCGAGAAGGCCGATTCGGCGACCCGGAAGCACGACTCGCGCCGCTACGCCTTCATCCGCGAGGTCGACTGCTGCGTCATCGACGAGGTCCACCTGCTCGACTCCGAGAAGCGCGGCAGCGTCCTCGAAGTGACGGTCTCGCGGCTCCGGCGGCTCTGCGACCCCCGCGTGGTCGCGCTCTCGGCGACGATGCCCAACGTCGAGGACGTGGCGGCGTGGCTCGACGCCCCGCCCGAGACCACCTTCGAGTTCGGCGACGACTACCGGCCGGTCGACCTCCACTCGGGCGTCGAGACCTACACCCACGGCGACAACTCGTTCGCCGACAAGTACAGGCGGCTCTACCGCGCGCTCGACCTCGCCGAGCCCCACATCCGCGACGACGGCCAGGCGCTCGTGTTCGTCTCCTCCCGGCAGGACACCGTCCAGGCCGCCAAGAAGGCCCGCGACGAGCTCGCCGAGCGCGACGTCCCCATCGGCGCCCGCGGCGACTACGACTTCCACAACGACGCGAAGGAGCTCCAGAACGACACCCTCCGGCAGTCGGTGCTCGACGGAGTCGCCTTCCACCACGCCGGCCTCTCGAAGGCCGACAAGGACCGGGTCGAGGAGTGGTTCAAGCAGGGCAAGATAGAGCTGCTGTTCTCGACCTCGACGCTGGCGTGGGGCGTCAACCTCCCCGCGCGGTGCGTCGTGCTCCGGGACACGAAGCTCCACGACCCCCTCGAAGGCGAGGTCGACATGAGCCCGCTGGACATCCTCCAGATGCTCGGCCGGGCCGGCCGCCCGGAGTACGACGACGTGGGCTACGGCTGGGTGGTCTGCGACCGGTCGGAGGCAGACAAGTACCGCCGGCTGCTCCGGGACGGCAAGGAGATCGAGTCCCGGCTGGCCGAGGACATCGACGCCCACCTCAACGCCGAGATCGCGATGGGCACCATCCGCGGGCTCGAGGACGTGATGGAGTGGCTCGAGACCACCTTCTACTACGTCCGGGCGGAGTCGAACCCCGACGAGTACGACTTCGAGGGGCTGCGCGACCGGGTCCGGGCCACCCTCGAGCGCCTGGTCGACCGCGGGTTCGTCGAGACCGGCGACCAGCTCGACGTCTCGGCCACCCCGCTGGGCCGGCTCGCCTCGAAGTTCTACCTCCGGCTCGACACCGCCGGGGAGTTCCGCGACCTCGCCGAGCGCGAGACCGTCGAGGACGGCGACATCCTCCGGACGGTCGCGGACGCCGCGGAGTTCGACAGCGTGAGCGCCCGCCAGTCCGAGCGCGAGGCGGTCGACTCGGTGCTGGTGGGCCAGGGCGCGGGCGACCTCGACCCCGGCGCGCGCAAGGTGCTGGCCATCCTGCGCTCGACGATGACCGGCACCACGCCGGCCGAACTCCGGAGTGACGCCTGGGTCATCACCCAGAACGCGCTCCGGCTGCTCGCGGCGCTCCGGGCCTTCCTCGACCGGTTCGACCGGCCCCGGGCCGCCAACCTCGCCAGTCGAGTCGAGGCCCGCATCGAGCACGGCGTCAGCTCCGACGCGGTCGGGCTGACCGCCGTCGACGGCGTCGGCTCGGGCCGGGCGAGCAAGCTCGCCAAGGAGGGCATCGCCACGCCCGCCGACGTCCGGGAAGCGGGCGAGTCCGGCCTGGTCGACGCGGGCCTCTCGGCCGGGGTCGCCGAGGCGGTCCTCGAGAGCGCCGGCGACCTGCCCAGGGTCGACGTCGAGTGGGGTTCGTTCCCCGACTCGGTGCCGCAGGGCGAGAACGACATGCGCGAGGTGACGGTCCGGAACGCGGGCGACGGCGCCCAGGCCGGCGTCCGCGTGACGGTCAACGGCGTCGAGATGACCGAGACGACCACCTACCTCGACGGCGAGACCGCGGTCCCGGTCGGCGTCTTCGGCGGCGCCGACGACGAGATGGAGTACACCGTGGAGGTCGTCTTCCCGGAACTCCCGCTGCTTCCGGTGACCGACTCGCGGACGGTGCGGGTGGAGTGA